From the genome of Nitrosopumilus sp., one region includes:
- a CDS encoding P-II family nitrogen regulator gives MKRIEAIVQSEISKQVVNAIRKKGTEGVTLIQSLGQGDGERPEIGGHQIEFNSTDITITVIPNSKVESVVSEIIKVAHTGRKGDGKVFGSEITESYDMV, from the coding sequence GTGAAGCGAATTGAGGCGATCGTTCAAAGTGAAATTTCTAAACAAGTCGTGAATGCAATCAGGAAAAAAGGAACAGAGGGAGTCACCTTAATTCAATCATTAGGACAAGGAGATGGAGAACGTCCAGAAATTGGAGGTCATCAGATTGAATTTAATTCAACAGATATCACAATAACAGTAATTCCCAATTCAAAAGTAGAGTCAGTGGTTTCAGAAATCATCAAAGTTGCCCATACAGGAAGAAAAGGGGACGGGAAGGTTTTCGGTAGTGAAATAACAGAATCATACGACATGGTTTGA